The Lepus europaeus isolate LE1 chromosome 5, mLepTim1.pri, whole genome shotgun sequence genome includes the window GCAGTATTCAGTGTGAGAACAATGGACATTTAGACACCAGCGCCACGCCAGGGCAGGCAGAGCAGAAACGGAGAGGTAGGGTGTGGGTGCTGCGGGGGCAccagccagggcccagggtcGTTGGCTTCTCTCAGTGAGGGGAGTGGGCTACAGTGACCAGGAGGTGCCGGAGCTCACAGAGCCAGGCAGTGCCCAACCTCACCGAGGTGGCTGCCGCTCGGGTTTGCCCATAGGAGGGCAAGGCTAGCCTCAGTCCGCGGAGGGTGGCCGGGACGCATCGCTGGTGCCTCACCGGATTCTCGGCCTCTGAGTGTGAAGAGGGTTGGGACAGCGCAGTCAGTCGTGCCGCCCGTGGCCACCGAGGTCTCCTGGGTTGGCCGAGGCTCGGGCTTCGGGCCACAGCGGAAGGTCCCCCAGGCGAGGCTAGCAGCTATACTTCTGCCCACAGGTTCCGAggatggcccccagccccctgcccccactcccacagaAAGTCCTGGTCAGAGACAGCACACACGGACGaggagctggccctgggagccGCCGGCCAGCCTCGGCGGAGGACACTCACCCTGGACGCAGGAGCTGAGCTACCGCCTGACTCCCGCTTGTCTCACACCCACATAGGAAGACATCACTGGGCACCTGCAAAGCTTGAAGGGCGTCTCCAGGGGAACTCCAGAAGCACACTGCGGGGCCACAGACCCCCGGGGACAGCAGCAGGACGGAGGCCAGCTCTGGCAGTGGGCCTGGGACACTAAGGCACAAGCTAACCCAAGCCCACCGGGAAGGGGTGGGGAAGGTCAGGCTCCAAGGGCCAGGTCCTGGGTCTGCAACACACACAGTGACCAAGCAGTGGCTACTTGGCGCAGGACAGAGGGGCAGGGCGCTGATCTGGGGGTGCCCGATGGCTCTTGCTGGATGGGGCCACGTGTCCTGGCCGCCCCGATAAAGGCCTCTGGAGAGCGGGGTGGGCCCTGGACGCGGCTGGCACCGCAATCCGGGCCCAGTGGTCAGTCCTGAGCCCGGAGTCCGGGAGGCAGACGCCCGGCTGGGAAGCTCCTGTGATGTTGCTAAGGTCCCAGCGCAGGAAGGAGGCCGGGCCCTCGGCGGGGGTCTGAAGGGGAGGGAGCGGGAATGAGGGGGAGCGGAGAGCGAGCCGAGGGCCTGCGGCCGCCCCGCGCCTCAGGGCTGCCTGCGCAGGCCGGGGCGCAGGCCGGGGCGCCCGAAGGCAGGGCGCATGAGGTTCTCAGTGATGTAGGCCACCAGCAGGCAGATGACCACCAGCATGACGCAGATGGAGCCGCCCACCGCCGTCATGGCCACCACGATCTCCTGCATGGCGGCCGGCTCCGCGGTGAACTCCACGCACTCGGCGGGctccggggcggcggcggcggcggcggcggcgggcccgGCGCGCAGGGGCAGCGGCTGCAGGCACAGGCGGTAGCGCACGCTGTCGTGCACGTCGTTCAGCAGGTAGTCGCGGCAGGACGCGCCGAGCAGCACGCGATCGCACGGGAAGCGCGTGTAGGCGCCGCGCCACGAGCAGTTGAGAGCGAAGGCGCGCACGCGGCGCGCCTCGGCCGGCGCCAGGCGCCACTGCAGCAGCACCGTGCGGTTGCGCAGGACGCTGGCGCGCAGCGAGCGGCCGGCCGAGGCGTGCACCGCGCAGCCCGGCGCCTGGCAGCTGAAGCCGCGCGCGGGGCTGCGGAAGCACAAGCGCCCACCGCCCGCCTCCGGGCCCTCGGGCAGCACCTTGTAGGGGCACCAGGGCGCATCGGCGGCCGGCTCCCAGCCCGGCGGCGTCGGGGCGGCAGCTGCGCAGGGAGGCGGCGCGCAggcggccagcagcagcagcagcggcggggCGCGCATCCTGCGGCTGGGCCggccgggcgcggggcgcgggctcGCGGGCGCACAGGGCGCAGCGTGGGTCACGCGGGccgcgccgccgcctccgccgccgccgccgccgctgcccgcGCTGCCCGCGCTGCCCCGCGCGCCGCGCCCTCCGCAGCCGCCCGCTCCgacccgccccgcgccccgcgcgcgCCCGGATCCGCCCAGCCCCCGTTAACCCTCGCTGGGCTGCGGCGCGCTGCGTGGGCGGGGGGCCTGGCTTCCTCGCCGTGCGGACGCGCGAGGCTGGCGGCGGGCGGTGGTTCTGAGCCGTGCAGCTCGGTGGGTGCCCCGGGCCACGTCAGCCGGGGGCTCAGGGCGTCCCGATGCTCCATCCTGGGCCCGCCTTGAGCGCCGGCGGGGGAAGGGTCCCGCCTGCCCGGACGCTGACGGAACCTCTGGCCCTGGAAGGGCTGGCCGAGCCCACCCCAAAGGGGCACTGCCGACTGGAGAGTCGTCCCCGCCTCGCCTCACCCGGGCCCCAGCGGGGAGGGGAAGGACGGTGCCCCACCTCCCCAGACTCTGCACCCTCAACGCGTCCAGCGCtctgcctgcccagctccagtcctTCTGTGCAGGGGAGCGCCCGAGGGGTCTCCGGCCAGCTCTGCGCCGCTtgccctcctgctgccccctgccaggGGCTCCTCCACTGGGTGAGCTGCGGGGGTGCTCGCGGGGGCGCTTGCTTCTTGGGAGTCCCCACCCACACCAGGGAGCCGCTGCCCTCGGCCTCACCAGCTCCTGGCCATGCTGAACATCCCAGCCAGCGCCCAATCCCAGGGGCTCTGGGCAGCCTGAAGCCAAGTGTCAGGTCCCCTCCCCCGGTCCCCCTGTGCCTGCACCGCCACACCTGGCTTGCAGGACCTGGCCCAACGCCGGCCCCCTCTCCTTGCATCCTGGGCCTCTGAGCCTAGTGGGGAGCGGTTTTGAGAGGGGCACTGTCTGCCCCGTGCCCACCTTCCACCCTCCCCTGTGGCTGGGCAGCCCCTGGGCTCCAACTCGCCCTGGCTTCCTGAAGGGACTCCatactcccctccccccaaccccaccccactccccaagACCACAGGACAGAGCCCTCGGGGTGGGGCACAGGCCAtgggtggggccagggcctggctgtgGGTGGTGGGGTGGGAAGGACCTATCCTGCAGGAGGGGCAGACAGAACTGGATGCGACCTGCAGGGGGTGCCTCTGTCCCTGCcctgagccaggcctggggctcctgcgCTGAGCTTCCCACCAGGGCAGTTCCTGGAGGGGCCTGGTGCTGATGTCTctgctgccccgcccccgccccagaccCCCGTTTACAGTGCCTTGCCTCTTTCAGGCAGAggatgagggtgggggagggctgcGCCCCAGGTGGATGGGTGGGAGGCAGCCCTACTTCCACCCAAAGTTTCTGGGCAAAGGAGATGGAGCAGTAGCCTCACCCCTCATCCCCTCTCCGACCTGGAGGCAGGGGCACCTTCTTGTGGTGGGGCTAGGCTGGGTGGGGCCAGTGAGCTAGGCAGCCACGCCTCCTGCCTTGCCAGTTCCCCTCTTGAAGCCCCTCCCCAGATGGGCATACTTTAGGCGATCTCCCGGGGGCCAGGGTCTGGGACAGGCAGCTCCCACCCCTGCGGGGCCAGATTCCTGGGTAGCCATGGGCATTGCCAggtggaagggggcagggcagccaggtGCAGGAGGCCAGCGCGGGGCCTGGTGGCCGCTGGCCTCAGACCTCCCAGCGTCTAGAACACAAGTCCACTTCCCCTAAGGGACCATTCTCAGCTCAGACCATGGAGGGCTGTAAGGAGGCTGACCCTTCATGCCCAGGGACTGGTCAGGCGGAAGCTCTCAGCCGGGAGACCTCCACTGGAGGGCGTGGGAAAGGGGTGGCTGCCCCCCTCCAGGGCtgacctccccctccctccagcagGGCTGGCCTCCCACTGGAGGGTGTGGGAAAGAACTGCCCCCCCTGTACCCCCGCAGGGCTGGCCTCCAGCTGCTCGGCTCCTAAGACcggaggcagaggcctggccctgctgcttcAAGAGCCTGGATCCAGCCCCACTCAGACGAGCTGTGCCCTGGACTTCAGAGTCCTGGGGGCCACGCACGCTTTTCTGGTCAGACAGAGGCCAGCAGTGAGGGGCAGAGGCCAGCAAGGAAAGGTGGGGACCCCTCCCCATCCTGCACCACTGCCCCTCGATACCCTCCGCTTGCCTCCACGTCTGTGGTGCTGCTCAGGCCCGTGCACGCAGACaccagcgcaccacactgttttcttctcaaagatttattgacttacttgaaaagcacagttagagagagagagagagagagagagagaaagaggtcttccatccacgggttcactccccagatggctgccacagccggagctgagctgatccgaagccaggagccagaagcagatggaaggtgtttctctctcctcttctcactgtaactctacctcccaaataaacaaataaaatctttaaaaagagtacTAGGCTCTCCTGACTCCGGCTCCCTGCGGCTGTGCACCCCGGGGGAGCGGTGATGGGGTGATGGCACAAGCAGCCACGTCCCTGCCGCGCCGGGGGAGGCCTGGCCTGAGCGCCAGGCTCCGGGCTCCAGGCCCTGCTCAGCCTCTGCGGCAtttgggaaggaaccagtggaagctctctctctcctgtgtttctgcctctcaaacaaaccaaccaaccaaccaacaaagGGTGTTGCACATCGCGACCGCACACAGCGCTCGGCTGCACTTGCCCTGAATAGAAAGCGACAGAGGAATAAACTGCTCATCCCAGCAGCTGGGCCTGCCCAGAGGCTCAGACCCAGTCTGAAGGGGcgaggggtgggcaggggctgtggcaccCCTTGCAGCGCATCCGCCGTGCCCCACGGCCACCCCAAGTCCACTCGGATGTCTTAGGACATTCTCGATTTTGCTGGCGTTTCCAAACGTGTCGGCACAGGGCGGGCATCGGCGAGGCGGTTAGAGTGCTGCTGGGGCACCTGGGCCCAGTCTGCGTACCAGCTTCTCTGCAGATTCCTGCTTCCCGCCGGCTCCGTTTGCGCCCGcctcccacgtggaagatccaggttacgttcccggctccagctcctgcctgacccagccccggctacCGCGTGCACTCGGGGCGTgaacagtgggtgggagatctgtctgcctctctgcttttcaaataaataaaatacatttttaaaaagcttaccaAATGCGTTTCCATACAGACGTCCCCAGCGTTGGCGCATGTCCGGTGCGTGATTgtgtttgctttctgtttctgaCGTGGATGGGAGACACTGCAGGGGCCGCATGCCACTGTTGCTTTGAGAACATGGCGGCTGCACGGGTGGCCCGGCGGGCGCGGGCAcctcccacagctgcaggccTTGGGCAGCTGTGACAGCCCAGGCTCAGTGGGCGCAGGGAAGGGCCGGCTGCATGCAGATGCGCCCAGCGGGACGCCCTGCTCTCCCGGCCCAAGCCACCAGGAGCAGCTCCTGAGGCTCCCAGGCCTCAGCGCCCCCTTCCTGCTGCCCCAGAGTGCTTACTGGACAGGGTTACAGTGCCCCCGAGCTCTGCTGGAGTCTGTGCTCACACTGGTTGACAGCTTTGGTTCTACTTGAAGGTgtggccccagctcctctgcacaGGCCCCATGCACGTGGCAGCCGCTCACGcggggcaggtgtc containing:
- the FNDC10 gene encoding fibronectin type III domain-containing protein 10; translated protein: MRAPPLLLLLAACAPPPCAAAAPTPPGWEPAADAPWCPYKVLPEGPEAGGGRLCFRSPARGFSCQAPGCAVHASAGRSLRASVLRNRTVLLQWRLAPAEARRVRAFALNCSWRGAYTRFPCDRVLLGASCRDYLLNDVHDSVRYRLCLQPLPLRAGPAAAAAAAAPEPAECVEFTAEPAAMQEIVVAMTAVGGSICVMLVVICLLVAYITENLMRPAFGRPGLRPGLRRQP